One part of the Sphingobium yanoikuyae genome encodes these proteins:
- the plsY gene encoding glycerol-3-phosphate 1-O-acyltransferase PlsY, protein MTPPWLLPAFVLVLGYLLGSIPFGLLLTRFTGAGDLRQIGSGNIGATNVLRTGRKGLAAATLLLDLLKGAAAVLIGAALVDGGGPMAGAMAFIGHCYPVWLRFAGGKGVATMMGVVTAMYWPAGIVFAVVWLGALFGTKWSSVGGMSAAVSAPIAMFAFGRIDLVPVSLALALIVLWRHRANIARLLKGEEPKVGSSKQKAATE, encoded by the coding sequence ATGACACCTCCCTGGCTGCTTCCCGCTTTTGTCCTGGTGCTGGGCTATCTGCTCGGCTCGATCCCCTTTGGCCTGCTGCTGACGCGCTTCACCGGCGCGGGCGACCTGCGCCAGATCGGGTCGGGCAATATCGGCGCGACCAATGTGCTGCGCACCGGGCGCAAGGGGCTGGCGGCGGCGACCTTGCTGCTCGACCTGCTCAAGGGTGCGGCGGCCGTGCTGATCGGTGCGGCGCTGGTGGATGGTGGCGGGCCGATGGCGGGCGCCATGGCGTTCATCGGCCATTGCTACCCCGTCTGGCTGCGCTTTGCCGGTGGTAAGGGCGTGGCGACGATGATGGGCGTGGTGACGGCCATGTACTGGCCGGCCGGCATCGTCTTTGCGGTCGTGTGGCTGGGCGCGCTGTTCGGCACCAAATGGTCGTCGGTCGGCGGCATGTCCGCCGCGGTCAGTGCGCCGATCGCCATGTTTGCCTTTGGCCGGATCGATCTGGTGCCGGTCAGCCTGGCACTGGCGCTGATCGTGCTGTGGCGGCACCGCGCCAATATCGCCCGGCTGCTGAAGGGCGAGGAGCCCAAGGTCGGCAGTTCCAAGCAGAAAGCCGCCACCGAGTGA
- a CDS encoding sugar O-acetyltransferase: MTQPSMKQKMIAGEPYHASDPEIIADQLAAAAWMQRFNATLPPEREALLRERLGALGAGSTIRPPFHCDYGFNIFLGAGVFLNFNCVILDVVPVTIGDGTQIGTGVQILTADHPRDPAERATGVEWGVPITIGRNVWIGGGAIILPGVTIGDDALIGAGSVVTRDVPAGATVIGNPARVR, translated from the coding sequence ATGACCCAGCCCAGCATGAAGCAGAAGATGATCGCGGGTGAGCCCTATCATGCGAGCGACCCGGAAATCATCGCGGACCAGCTGGCCGCAGCGGCATGGATGCAGCGTTTCAACGCGACCCTGCCGCCCGAGCGCGAGGCGCTGCTGCGCGAGCGGCTGGGCGCGCTGGGGGCTGGATCGACGATCCGGCCGCCCTTCCACTGCGACTATGGCTTCAACATCTTCCTGGGCGCGGGCGTGTTCCTGAACTTCAACTGCGTCATCCTGGACGTCGTGCCGGTGACGATCGGCGATGGCACGCAGATCGGCACCGGGGTGCAGATATTGACCGCCGACCATCCGCGCGATCCGGCCGAGCGCGCCACCGGCGTCGAATGGGGCGTGCCGATCACCATCGGCCGCAATGTGTGGATCGGCGGCGGCGCGATCATCCTGCCCGGCGTGACGATCGGCGACGATGCCCTGATCGGTGCGGGCAGCGTGGTGACACGCGACGTGCCGGCCGGCGCAACCGTGATCGGCAATCCCGCGCGGGTGCGGTAA
- the murI gene encoding glutamate racemase has product MTVAPDAPILFFDSGVGGLSILAPARAALPNAPVVYAADSAGFPYGTKSEAEIAARVPALLGRLVERYRPRLAVIACNTASTIALPHVRAALDIPVVGTVPAIKPAALLSKSRVFGVLGTNATVRQPYVDRLAAEHGADCTVLRHGSAALVQLAEAKLRGETLDPAIARDALAGLLDQPGGDRMDMVVLACTHFPLVEQELAAAAPHPMGFVHGGEGIARRIAFLTDGQPWPDAPSPGIAVFTRVDDKVDALRGALAGYGLDRIDAL; this is encoded by the coding sequence ATGACGGTCGCACCAGACGCTCCCATCCTTTTCTTCGATTCCGGTGTGGGGGGCCTGTCCATCCTCGCCCCGGCCCGCGCCGCCTTGCCGAACGCCCCGGTCGTCTATGCGGCCGACAGCGCCGGCTTCCCTTACGGTACCAAGAGCGAGGCGGAGATCGCCGCGCGCGTGCCTGCCCTGCTCGGTCGGCTGGTGGAGCGCTATCGCCCGCGCCTCGCCGTCATCGCCTGCAACACCGCCTCGACCATCGCCCTGCCGCATGTGCGCGCCGCGCTCGACATTCCAGTGGTCGGCACCGTCCCGGCGATCAAGCCGGCGGCGCTATTGTCCAAAAGCCGGGTGTTCGGCGTGCTGGGCACCAATGCCACCGTGCGCCAGCCCTATGTCGACCGGCTCGCAGCCGAACATGGCGCCGACTGCACCGTGCTGCGCCATGGCAGCGCCGCGCTGGTGCAACTGGCGGAAGCGAAGCTGCGCGGCGAAACGCTCGATCCCGCCATCGCCCGCGATGCGCTGGCGGGGCTTCTCGACCAGCCGGGCGGCGACCGGATGGACATGGTGGTGCTAGCCTGCACTCATTTTCCATTGGTGGAACAGGAACTTGCCGCCGCCGCGCCGCATCCGATGGGCTTCGTCCATGGCGGCGAAGGGATCGCCCGGCGCATCGCCTTCCTGACCGATGGCCAGCCCTGGCCGGACGCGCCCTCGCCCGGCATCGCCGTCTTCACCCGTGTCGATGACAAGGTCGATGCGCTG